A region from the Hydrogenimonas sp. genome encodes:
- a CDS encoding menaquinone via 6-amino-6-deoxyfutalosine step 1, whose product MIFGKIEYLNLLPFHIFLKRRLRSSSEKSAWQRHGSVPSQINRAFLAGRVDAAVISSIKSGRCRCTDFGIVADGEVRSVLLIPGTSKNDRESDTSNILAKLLGLEGEVIIGDKALHYYHMHPGKAVDLSAAWREREHLPFVFARLCAHAPHFRRIERLTRDFFKNPPKIPIYILRHQAEAHGVSERELRAYLKLIYYKMGWREKMALKRFLRLAATQHKKV is encoded by the coding sequence ATGATTTTCGGAAAAATTGAGTACCTCAACCTGCTGCCGTTTCATATCTTTCTGAAACGCCGACTCAGAAGCAGCTCGGAGAAGAGTGCATGGCAAAGACACGGCTCCGTACCCTCACAGATCAACCGGGCTTTTCTTGCAGGAAGGGTCGATGCGGCGGTTATATCGAGCATAAAGAGCGGACGGTGCAGATGTACAGATTTCGGCATCGTCGCAGACGGTGAGGTAAGAAGCGTCCTGCTTATTCCGGGGACCTCCAAAAACGACAGAGAGTCTGACACTTCGAATATCCTCGCAAAGCTCCTCGGCCTGGAGGGCGAAGTGATCATAGGAGACAAGGCGCTCCACTACTACCATATGCACCCCGGCAAAGCCGTAGACCTCTCGGCCGCGTGGAGAGAGAGGGAGCACCTCCCTTTCGTATTCGCAAGACTGTGCGCCCATGCACCCCACTTCAGACGGATAGAGAGGTTGACGCGGGACTTCTTTAAAAATCCTCCGAAAATTCCGATCTATATCCTCAGACATCAGGCCGAAGCACACGGCGTATCGGAAAGAGAGCTCAGGGCATACCTGAAGCTCATATACTACAAAATGGGGTGGAGGGAGAAGATGGCTCTGAAAAGATTCCTGCGCCTTGCCGCAACGCAACATAAAAAAGTGTGA
- a CDS encoding molybdopterin biosynthesis protein MoeA, with protein sequence MGFISFGESMKILELSQVESVGVQKVPLTDAPGRILAQDIAARENSPAYPTSAMDGYAIIGSDQRLGRLNIVEVNPAGHDTEGLKVVPGTAIKTFTGALMPEGADTLIPIENVTVNGSFIEINEPVPAGFSVRPVGENFKEGEVLIGRGSRIGFAETGVMASLNVVAPLVYQKPKVAILATGSEVLELGECSDNPARIRSSNNYTLEAMVLQHGGEPIQLGSVHDERSAITEAVKLALESADIVVTTGGVSVGDYDFVKDVVRDELGCEVLFKGVRIKPGQHVMVAKKDNRFIVALPGFAYSSTVTFILYVLPVLYRMKGSEFDLPVVTARIADGYRKRAKGKAEFAACNLRLEGGEYICDFEGKRSGSSAIMTNMLGDTGLLWLDEDEGDKEPGDLVRVVRLD encoded by the coding sequence ATGGGTTTCATATCGTTCGGGGAGTCGATGAAGATTCTGGAGCTGTCGCAGGTAGAGAGTGTAGGGGTACAGAAGGTTCCCCTCACCGATGCGCCGGGACGCATACTTGCGCAGGATATCGCGGCGCGGGAGAACTCTCCCGCCTATCCCACCTCGGCCATGGACGGTTATGCGATTATCGGCAGCGATCAGCGGCTCGGAAGGTTGAATATAGTAGAGGTAAACCCGGCCGGACACGATACTGAGGGGCTGAAGGTGGTTCCCGGAACCGCGATAAAGACATTTACCGGGGCTTTGATGCCGGAGGGTGCCGATACCCTGATACCTATAGAGAACGTTACGGTAAACGGGAGCTTCATCGAGATAAACGAGCCTGTTCCGGCGGGCTTTTCCGTCAGGCCTGTCGGCGAGAACTTCAAAGAGGGGGAGGTGCTGATAGGAAGAGGAAGCCGGATAGGGTTTGCCGAGACCGGGGTGATGGCAAGCCTCAATGTGGTCGCACCGCTGGTGTACCAGAAGCCGAAGGTCGCCATTCTGGCAACCGGAAGCGAAGTTCTGGAGCTAGGTGAGTGCAGCGACAATCCGGCCCGTATCCGCAGTTCCAACAACTATACGTTGGAGGCGATGGTTCTGCAGCACGGCGGCGAGCCTATACAGCTCGGAAGCGTACACGACGAAAGATCGGCGATTACGGAAGCTGTGAAGCTGGCGCTCGAGAGTGCCGACATAGTGGTCACCACAGGTGGGGTTAGTGTCGGCGACTACGATTTCGTAAAGGATGTTGTACGCGACGAGCTAGGTTGCGAAGTGCTCTTCAAAGGGGTTCGGATAAAACCGGGGCAGCATGTGATGGTAGCGAAAAAAGATAACAGATTCATAGTAGCGCTGCCCGGTTTCGCCTACTCCTCTACGGTAACGTTCATACTCTACGTTCTCCCTGTTCTCTACAGAATGAAAGGGAGCGAATTCGACCTTCCGGTAGTAACCGCCCGAATCGCGGACGGGTACAGGAAGAGGGCGAAAGGGAAAGCGGAGTTTGCGGCATGCAACCTAAGACTCGAAGGCGGCGAATATATATGTGACTTCGAAGGGAAGAGAAGCGGAAGCAGCGCCATCATGACAAATATGCTCGGGGATACGGGGCTGTTGTGGCTGGATGAAGATGAGGGCGACAAGGAGCCCGGCGACCTCGTGCGTGTCGTCAGGCTCGACTGA
- a CDS encoding molybdenum cofactor biosynthesis protein MoaE, translated as MVLIYDGPIEVEALLGRWYDAERNGNYGAMVSFVGTVREEGGIEALSFDIYRPLLDKWFEGWRERLAKKGALLAMAHSEGDVPVHSSSFACAIFSPKRRVALEMLDAFVEDFKANAPIWKYDVIGGRRIYAAERSTPMAGSGLLAKG; from the coding sequence ATGGTTCTGATCTACGACGGGCCGATAGAGGTCGAAGCCCTTCTCGGCAGATGGTACGACGCCGAACGCAACGGAAACTACGGCGCCATGGTCTCTTTTGTCGGTACGGTGCGCGAAGAGGGCGGCATAGAGGCGCTCAGTTTCGACATCTACCGCCCCCTGCTCGACAAATGGTTCGAAGGGTGGAGAGAGAGGCTCGCAAAAAAAGGGGCCCTCCTGGCGATGGCCCACAGCGAGGGGGATGTTCCCGTACACTCCTCATCCTTCGCCTGTGCGATTTTCAGTCCCAAAAGAAGGGTGGCGCTTGAGATGCTCGACGCTTTCGTGGAGGATTTCAAGGCGAACGCCCCCATATGGAAATATGACGTGATAGGCGGCAGGAGGATATATGCCGCCGAGAGATCCACACCTATGGCAGGCAGCGGCCTGCTGGCGAAAGGGTGA
- a CDS encoding nucleoside 5-triphosphatase RdgB, translating to MKIILATSNRGKVREIAEIFAEDEVIPFSDLLGPMEIVENGEDFAANALIKARAVYEKLPEGDFVVVSDDSGISVPLLNGEPGVYSARYAGEGATDRENLQKLVERLKERGVSRTYAFYTAAIAVLSPEGEYLVHGWMHGEAVDEPRGEGGFGYDPIFIPEGFDRTLGELEPEIKRKISHRGKALDLAKPIISMLRSLHA from the coding sequence ATGAAAATTATACTTGCGACTTCAAACCGGGGTAAAGTAAGAGAGATAGCCGAAATATTCGCGGAAGATGAGGTGATTCCCTTTTCCGATCTGCTCGGTCCGATGGAGATAGTCGAGAACGGTGAGGATTTCGCCGCAAACGCTCTGATAAAAGCCAGAGCGGTCTATGAAAAGCTTCCGGAGGGCGATTTTGTCGTTGTAAGCGACGACAGTGGAATTTCGGTACCTCTTTTGAACGGTGAGCCCGGAGTATACAGTGCGCGCTATGCCGGCGAGGGTGCGACCGACAGGGAGAATCTCCAAAAGCTCGTGGAGAGGCTGAAAGAGAGAGGTGTTTCACGTACCTACGCATTCTATACGGCGGCAATCGCCGTCCTCTCCCCCGAGGGTGAGTATCTGGTTCACGGATGGATGCACGGAGAGGCGGTTGACGAGCCGAGAGGAGAGGGCGGCTTCGGATACGACCCGATCTTCATACCGGAGGGTTTTGACAGGACCCTCGGAGAGCTCGAGCCTGAGATAAAGCGGAAAATATCGCACCGCGGCAAAGCTCTGGATCTTGCAAAGCCTATAATATCGATGTTGAGGAGCCTGCATGCGTGA
- a CDS encoding phosphoserine aminotransferase translates to MLLFTPGPTPVPEAVRMAMAGPTIHHRTPEFEAIFKQTRERLMGLFGMDECVVLASSGTGAMEACVTNLCFKKALTVNAGKFGERFGKIAQSFGLETVELKYGWDTPADVEDVKAALADDPDIDALCIQVSESAGGLRHPVEEIAAAVKAFNPDIMVIADGITAVGVEPIDTKNIDALIAGSQKALMLPPGMAMIGLSDAAVKKIGEGRGYYFNLASEISKQRKNTTAYTAPTTLIIGLNKVLEMIEERGYDSFYRDTKARALATRAALEAIGCVLYPKSPALSMSAVYDEEADALRSILKSEFGVNIAGGQDHLKGKLFRINQMGLIPVYESAWVVNAVEWAYDRLDRRPYSGLASKVFNEVYYANEKI, encoded by the coding sequence ATGCTGCTTTTCACCCCCGGTCCCACCCCGGTTCCGGAAGCCGTCCGAATGGCGATGGCCGGACCCACTATTCACCACCGTACCCCGGAATTCGAAGCGATTTTCAAGCAGACCAGGGAGCGCCTTATGGGGCTCTTCGGCATGGATGAGTGCGTCGTGCTCGCATCTAGCGGCACGGGTGCGATGGAGGCGTGCGTAACCAACCTCTGCTTCAAGAAAGCGCTGACGGTGAATGCCGGGAAGTTCGGCGAGAGGTTCGGAAAGATAGCGCAGTCGTTCGGACTCGAGACGGTGGAGCTCAAGTACGGGTGGGACACTCCCGCCGACGTGGAGGATGTGAAGGCGGCGCTTGCCGACGATCCCGATATCGATGCGCTCTGCATCCAGGTAAGCGAGAGTGCGGGCGGCCTGCGCCATCCGGTCGAAGAGATAGCGGCGGCGGTAAAGGCGTTCAACCCGGATATCATGGTGATCGCCGACGGTATCACCGCGGTAGGGGTCGAGCCTATCGACACGAAAAACATAGATGCGCTCATAGCCGGCAGCCAGAAAGCTCTTATGCTCCCGCCCGGTATGGCGATGATCGGCCTCAGCGATGCGGCGGTCAAAAAGATCGGAGAGGGGCGCGGCTACTACTTCAATCTTGCAAGCGAAATCTCGAAGCAGAGAAAGAACACAACGGCATATACGGCGCCAACGACACTCATCATAGGGCTCAACAAGGTGCTGGAGATGATAGAGGAGCGGGGGTACGACAGCTTCTACCGCGATACGAAGGCGCGCGCATTGGCGACACGTGCCGCCCTGGAGGCGATCGGCTGCGTGCTCTATCCGAAGAGCCCCGCTCTTTCGATGAGTGCCGTCTACGACGAAGAGGCCGATGCTCTCAGATCGATCCTGAAGAGCGAGTTCGGTGTCAATATCGCCGGCGGGCAGGATCACCTGAAAGGGAAGCTCTTCAGGATAAACCAGATGGGGTTGATTCCGGTATATGAGAGCGCATGGGTCGTCAACGCCGTGGAGTGGGCCTACGACAGGCTCGACCGCCGCCCTTACAGCGGTCTTGCATCCAAGGTGTTCAACGAAGTCTACTATGCAAACGAGAAGATATGA
- a CDS encoding multidrug-efflux transpoter → MKEIFKKVLPLSLIVALRFFGLFIVLSVLSQYALELPGGTALLAGIAVGGYALTQAVLQVPFGVLSDRIGRKKTLLLGLLIFAAGSVICAVADNIYILLLGRFLQGAGAIGSVVTAMIADHVREDQRAHAMAVMGMTIAMSFAAAMIIGPLVGGFYSVSALFWLTAVLAILALAILFTAVPEPPQIEHSYSEEEAKIKHVFKDKDLVRMYITFLFHSSTMAIAFFLIPLVMKQKFGMGPEDYWKVYLPAVVFGIVAMGPAAVFGEKYGKGKEVFLVSIAFIAASFALMGWSGSIFWFAVGAVFFFIGFNMFEPLLQSFVSKFAKVHQKGAALGVANTFAYVGIFLGGAIGGWLYQHFGAAGVSTFVIIVTIFWGAWIYSMRSPGVRDNIFLPFSEYDAEKVEGLKMVNGVTDFYLNKTEEIIVVKFDNEIVEEEVIKTFLRKR, encoded by the coding sequence TTGAAAGAGATTTTCAAAAAGGTTCTGCCTTTAAGTCTCATCGTGGCCCTTCGCTTTTTCGGGCTCTTCATCGTCCTCTCCGTACTGTCGCAGTACGCTCTGGAGCTGCCCGGGGGTACCGCGCTTCTGGCCGGTATAGCGGTCGGCGGCTACGCCCTGACGCAGGCGGTTCTGCAGGTTCCGTTCGGGGTGCTGAGCGACCGTATAGGACGCAAGAAGACGCTGCTTCTGGGGCTGCTCATCTTCGCTGCGGGATCTGTAATATGTGCCGTCGCCGACAACATCTACATCCTTCTTCTGGGCCGTTTCCTGCAGGGTGCCGGCGCGATAGGCTCGGTCGTCACCGCCATGATCGCCGACCACGTAAGAGAGGATCAGCGGGCGCACGCCATGGCCGTCATGGGGATGACCATCGCCATGAGTTTCGCCGCGGCGATGATCATCGGGCCGCTTGTCGGCGGTTTCTACTCCGTCAGCGCCCTCTTCTGGCTGACAGCCGTTCTGGCTATCCTGGCCCTTGCGATTCTCTTCACCGCAGTTCCGGAGCCTCCGCAGATAGAGCACAGCTACTCGGAGGAGGAGGCGAAGATAAAGCATGTCTTCAAAGATAAAGACCTGGTGCGCATGTATATCACGTTCCTCTTTCACAGCTCGACGATGGCTATCGCCTTCTTCCTGATTCCGCTGGTCATGAAGCAGAAGTTCGGCATGGGCCCGGAAGATTACTGGAAGGTCTATCTGCCGGCTGTAGTATTCGGCATTGTGGCGATGGGACCCGCGGCGGTATTCGGAGAGAAGTACGGCAAAGGGAAAGAGGTCTTCCTGGTCTCCATCGCCTTTATAGCCGCTTCGTTCGCACTGATGGGATGGAGCGGCTCGATCTTCTGGTTCGCCGTGGGAGCCGTCTTTTTCTTCATAGGGTTCAACATGTTCGAGCCGCTTTTGCAGAGCTTCGTTAGCAAATTCGCCAAAGTGCACCAGAAAGGTGCCGCACTGGGAGTGGCGAACACTTTCGCCTATGTGGGAATATTCCTCGGCGGCGCTATAGGCGGCTGGCTCTACCAGCACTTCGGTGCCGCCGGCGTATCGACATTCGTCATTATAGTTACGATCTTCTGGGGCGCATGGATCTACTCCATGAGAAGCCCGGGAGTCAGGGACAACATATTCCTCCCATTCTCGGAGTATGACGCCGAAAAGGTGGAGGGGCTCAAGATGGTCAACGGTGTAACCGATTTCTACCTCAACAAGACCGAGGAGATAATAGTGGTGAAGTTCGATAACGAAATAGTGGAGGAGGAGGTCATAAAGACCTTCCTCCGGAAGCGTTGA
- a CDS encoding diguanylate cyclase/phosphodiesterase (GGDEF & EAL domains) with PAS/PAC sensor — MRWLILKTTAAMFAALLGVVLIVYQQNYLKSSFRAAEKTGDSFRALHTDYITLQRIVLQASYFPYFDNDKILTQIREIEQRLNELSNDPRLRGPAYRKTFRDLLGAKERFEKVTETIYEFLTINASLKNSTVYLPTLALKAYDIFDTHSTNDRRVVMLLSKINATLFLAKNALDESFLEEVKTYKSELESLKQEISDRDKKRLLQATVGHLDLFLKIFPKFRVDLEKILDTEFQNYLERAIRDFSEESGVDMAHVNTLAELFLALYLISILIVIYFIFRFERENIELKKVQEQLRKSLITDHLTGLENREAYVGHKKEMKHPALILVNIDRFKHINEFYGSKTGDMVLQRSAQILREIVPLYLQAHIYRLGGDDFGILYEFKSRERTERVIKDILKHFHEKTLDIDGVFVDISISIGASYDAKLLETADMALKITKSSKRRRYTIYEPSLDMSETISRNILALKRLKRAISRNDIIPYFQPIIEIGSGAAVKYEALARMRTEDGAILEPAQFLEAAKEAKLSGEITAAILRRTLKMAEESDTVLSVNISAGDIMNIHDRSMILDLLESHEGCAWKIVFEIVESEEIEDYEILGEFIKEIRALGSKIAIDDFGSGYSNFEKLLQLKIDILKIDGSLIKDIDRNENAELVVRTIVDFAKGAGLKTVAEYVHSEAILEKVKALGIDFAQGFYLGKPQPVPQPKQQEQADIRSVDGS; from the coding sequence ATGAGATGGCTAATTCTCAAGACAACGGCCGCCATGTTCGCGGCGCTGCTGGGAGTTGTGCTTATCGTTTATCAGCAAAACTATCTCAAAAGCAGTTTCCGGGCAGCCGAAAAGACGGGAGACTCATTCAGGGCGCTTCATACCGACTATATAACGCTTCAGCGCATAGTGCTTCAGGCGAGCTACTTCCCATATTTCGACAATGATAAAATTTTGACCCAGATAAGAGAGATCGAGCAGAGGCTGAATGAGCTCTCAAATGACCCGCGGCTGAGAGGCCCGGCATACCGCAAAACATTCAGGGATCTACTCGGCGCGAAAGAGCGGTTCGAAAAAGTGACAGAGACCATCTACGAATTTCTGACCATCAACGCATCTTTGAAAAACAGCACGGTATATCTTCCCACCCTGGCCCTCAAGGCGTACGACATATTCGATACCCACAGCACTAACGACAGGCGGGTGGTCATGCTGCTGTCGAAAATCAACGCGACACTCTTTCTTGCAAAAAACGCACTCGACGAATCGTTTCTCGAAGAGGTCAAAACCTACAAGAGTGAGCTCGAGAGCCTGAAACAGGAGATCTCCGATAGGGACAAAAAGAGGCTTCTGCAGGCTACCGTTGGGCACCTGGATCTCTTTTTGAAAATATTTCCGAAATTCCGGGTCGACCTGGAAAAGATTCTCGATACGGAGTTTCAAAACTACCTGGAGAGGGCGATAAGAGACTTCTCCGAAGAGTCCGGGGTAGATATGGCCCACGTAAACACGCTTGCGGAGCTGTTTTTGGCACTCTACCTGATCTCCATACTGATCGTGATCTACTTCATCTTCCGCTTCGAGAGGGAGAATATCGAGCTCAAAAAGGTGCAGGAGCAGCTTCGAAAGTCTCTCATAACCGACCATCTGACGGGACTTGAGAACAGGGAGGCCTATGTCGGGCACAAAAAGGAGATGAAGCATCCGGCACTCATACTGGTCAACATAGACAGGTTCAAACATATAAACGAGTTCTACGGCTCCAAAACAGGCGATATGGTTCTGCAGCGCAGCGCACAGATTCTGAGAGAGATAGTCCCCCTCTACCTGCAGGCGCACATATACCGTCTCGGAGGAGACGACTTCGGGATACTCTACGAATTCAAAAGCCGGGAGCGCACCGAACGTGTAATAAAAGATATTTTGAAACATTTCCATGAAAAGACACTCGATATTGACGGGGTGTTCGTCGATATCTCGATCTCCATAGGCGCCAGCTACGACGCCAAGCTTCTGGAGACGGCCGACATGGCGCTGAAGATCACCAAGAGCTCCAAAAGGCGGCGCTATACGATCTATGAACCCTCCCTGGATATGTCTGAGACAATCTCCAGGAACATCCTCGCCCTCAAGCGGCTCAAACGCGCCATATCGAGAAACGATATCATCCCCTACTTCCAGCCGATCATAGAGATAGGTAGCGGGGCCGCCGTCAAATATGAGGCGCTGGCGAGAATGAGGACGGAAGACGGGGCGATTCTCGAGCCTGCCCAGTTTCTCGAAGCCGCCAAAGAGGCGAAACTGAGCGGAGAGATAACGGCGGCGATTTTGCGCCGGACGCTGAAGATGGCGGAAGAGTCCGATACCGTCCTTTCGGTCAATATCTCGGCCGGCGACATCATGAATATCCATGACAGGAGTATGATATTGGATCTGCTCGAAAGCCACGAAGGGTGCGCATGGAAAATCGTTTTCGAAATCGTCGAGAGTGAGGAGATAGAAGATTACGAGATTCTGGGAGAGTTCATAAAAGAGATAAGAGCGCTCGGATCGAAAATAGCTATAGACGATTTCGGAAGCGGTTACTCCAACTTTGAAAAGCTTCTTCAGCTTAAGATCGATATACTGAAAATAGACGGATCCCTTATAAAAGATATCGACAGGAACGAAAATGCCGAACTGGTCGTGCGGACGATAGTCGACTTCGCGAAAGGAGCCGGACTCAAAACGGTTGCCGAATATGTCCATTCGGAAGCCATACTTGAAAAGGTGAAAGCACTAGGAATCGATTTCGCGCAGGGCTTCTACCTTGGAAAGCCCCAGCCTGTACCGCAGCCGAAACAGCAGGAACAGGCAGACATAAGGAGTGTTGATGGATCTTGA
- a CDS encoding molybdenum cofactor biosynthesis protein MoaD, with the protein MVRVEFLGPIGKSPVEVEASSLADLAEILKKDPEVAQWLEQSAVAVNDTMVETLDVKLKSGDRVSLLPPVCGG; encoded by the coding sequence ATGGTGAGAGTCGAGTTCCTCGGGCCCATCGGCAAGAGCCCCGTCGAGGTGGAGGCTTCATCTCTGGCGGACCTGGCGGAGATTCTGAAAAAGGACCCCGAAGTTGCGCAGTGGCTGGAGCAGTCTGCCGTAGCCGTGAATGACACTATGGTCGAAACACTGGATGTAAAACTGAAGTCCGGCGACAGGGTGAGCCTGCTTCCGCCTGTCTGCGGCGGGTAG
- a CDS encoding cytochrome c551 peroxidase, which produces MPQRNIKKCDKIDTMKIFIYIFIAVFLAPLPAEAADPIKPIPLSIKYDRKKAELGKILFMDPGLSSDKSVACVSCHSFDHGGADPRPVSVGAHGKTGHVNAPTVYNSYFNFRQFWNGRAKDLKEQARGPLHNPVEMAMDKAEIERYLGESGFYVETFRNVYGVAPTYENALDAIAEFEKALITPDCKFDRFLRKEVQLTALEKRGYRLFKTLGCATCHNGINIGGNSFQKMGLIFPYPWKESFPDRYHITHSPVDKNVYKVPTLRNIELTAPYFHDGSVPTLELALRKMAYHNLGFDLNAEEVEALTAFLKTLTGEPPTIIRESR; this is translated from the coding sequence TTGCCGCAACGCAACATAAAAAAGTGTGATAAAATTGATACCATGAAGATATTTATATACATTTTTATTGCCGTTTTTCTGGCTCCCTTGCCTGCCGAAGCGGCCGACCCCATAAAGCCCATTCCCCTCTCGATAAAGTACGATCGCAAAAAAGCGGAGCTCGGAAAGATACTATTTATGGATCCAGGCCTCTCGTCGGACAAGAGTGTAGCCTGCGTAAGCTGCCACAGTTTCGACCACGGCGGAGCCGATCCGCGGCCGGTATCCGTCGGAGCGCACGGCAAAACCGGCCACGTGAACGCCCCGACCGTATACAACAGCTACTTCAACTTCCGCCAGTTCTGGAACGGCCGGGCCAAAGATCTCAAAGAGCAGGCCAGAGGACCGCTTCACAACCCGGTTGAGATGGCTATGGATAAAGCGGAAATAGAGCGCTACCTTGGAGAGAGCGGCTTCTATGTCGAAACTTTCCGCAACGTATACGGAGTGGCCCCCACCTACGAAAATGCCCTCGACGCCATTGCTGAGTTCGAAAAGGCGCTGATCACCCCGGACTGCAAATTCGACCGGTTCCTCCGAAAAGAGGTGCAGCTCACAGCTCTTGAAAAGAGAGGTTACAGACTCTTCAAAACTCTCGGCTGCGCAACCTGCCACAACGGTATAAACATAGGCGGCAACAGCTTCCAGAAGATGGGGCTCATCTTCCCGTATCCCTGGAAAGAGAGCTTTCCCGACAGATATCACATAACCCACTCACCCGTCGACAAAAATGTATACAAGGTCCCGACCCTGAGAAATATAGAACTCACCGCACCCTATTTTCACGACGGAAGCGTACCCACGCTGGAGCTTGCACTCAGGAAGATGGCATACCACAACCTCGGCTTCGATCTGAACGCCGAAGAGGTAGAGGCCCTGACTGCATTCCTGAAAACCCTGACCGGGGAACCGCCGACGATAATCCGAGAGAGCAGGTAG
- a CDS encoding campylobacter invasion antigen B, whose product MRETYREVFMEDLQRVYEEILRRQKALGDYYSLLGSGHAEAEEWVGDFLRRMELPETPETRMAALTRLIGLRDDALTQLLEKEGRSEEEIIEAKERAYKMVADFYLKRHLELLDWIEDEALLTPFYREILKEAHRVGEAMSGWQSAWTAHIIHGVNRELYELFNGDEEKIYEMLESENLLDMREEGCVGDRCYSVLKKSRKGFKSVPYAKAFRMEVQEVTNKLSNMRGVLERMEDEVFGQQGEWLAYIEALIDAFSHDETSGLIKKWAEVDRRWMAITSPIQIGHPLEYYEDHYRKAVALEWDVRVSSPKLMRESHVAGRILSMAESIAEELGDVAKRVNENCAAQVGRTQLYIGVPALFYGAEFQGLFSAQVVPNDTEVSRELGKKIFAFADNVLESKRSRPVMRIARETFGDDFVRRQREVMFKEPEIWHRVYEITTIGHEYGHILWVDDDTETRMNGSGNYKNVEEFKATLGGLMAFFFDEEESMKDEVLRDTVSRAVSLMSWRKTGEVEPYYVEGLLHLDILFEAGVLSFDGKRLHIDTGIGAYERQKVIYRERYLRLVREFYIPKRDAGEYLSDYVEKVDGVWLPKVTEVRDFVNGYWERYLQIGQETMPF is encoded by the coding sequence ATGCGTGAAACCTACAGGGAAGTCTTCATGGAGGATCTGCAGAGGGTTTACGAGGAGATACTAAGACGCCAGAAGGCGCTGGGCGACTACTACTCCCTGCTAGGCTCCGGGCATGCCGAGGCGGAAGAGTGGGTAGGCGACTTTCTCCGCCGGATGGAGCTGCCGGAGACCCCCGAAACCAGAATGGCCGCTTTGACGCGCCTCATAGGGCTCAGGGACGATGCGCTGACCCAGCTTCTCGAGAAGGAGGGGCGCAGCGAAGAGGAGATTATCGAGGCGAAAGAGAGGGCCTACAAGATGGTTGCGGACTTCTACCTCAAGCGCCACCTCGAGCTGCTCGACTGGATCGAGGATGAGGCTCTTTTGACGCCGTTTTACCGCGAGATTCTGAAGGAGGCGCACCGTGTAGGCGAAGCGATGAGCGGATGGCAGAGCGCATGGACAGCGCATATCATACACGGTGTCAACCGTGAACTCTACGAGCTCTTCAACGGAGACGAGGAGAAGATCTACGAGATGCTCGAGAGTGAGAATCTTCTCGATATGCGAGAAGAGGGGTGTGTCGGAGACCGCTGCTACTCCGTTCTGAAAAAGAGCCGAAAAGGGTTCAAGAGTGTCCCCTATGCAAAGGCGTTCCGCATGGAGGTGCAGGAGGTGACCAACAAACTCTCCAATATGCGCGGGGTTCTGGAGCGCATGGAGGATGAGGTGTTCGGTCAGCAGGGGGAGTGGCTCGCCTATATAGAGGCCCTGATAGATGCCTTTTCGCACGATGAGACTTCGGGACTCATAAAGAAGTGGGCGGAGGTAGACCGAAGGTGGATGGCGATAACCTCACCGATACAGATAGGACATCCGCTGGAGTACTACGAAGATCACTACCGGAAGGCGGTGGCGCTGGAGTGGGATGTGAGAGTCTCCTCTCCGAAGCTGATGCGAGAGAGCCATGTGGCGGGCAGGATACTCTCAATGGCGGAATCTATCGCGGAGGAGCTCGGGGATGTGGCGAAGAGGGTCAATGAAAACTGCGCCGCGCAGGTCGGGAGGACACAGCTCTACATCGGGGTGCCGGCCCTCTTCTACGGTGCGGAGTTCCAGGGGCTCTTTTCGGCACAGGTGGTTCCGAACGACACCGAGGTGAGCCGGGAGCTTGGCAAGAAGATCTTCGCTTTCGCGGACAATGTGCTGGAGTCGAAGAGGTCTAGGCCGGTCATGAGAATAGCCAGGGAGACATTCGGCGACGACTTTGTAAGGCGGCAGCGCGAGGTGATGTTCAAAGAGCCGGAAATATGGCACCGAGTCTACGAGATCACCACGATAGGGCACGAATACGGCCACATTCTCTGGGTGGACGACGATACCGAGACCCGAATGAACGGAAGCGGCAACTATAAGAATGTAGAGGAGTTCAAAGCGACTCTCGGAGGGCTGATGGCCTTCTTCTTCGACGAAGAGGAGTCTATGAAGGATGAGGTTCTAAGAGATACCGTATCGCGTGCGGTAAGCCTGATGAGTTGGCGCAAGACCGGCGAAGTTGAACCCTATTATGTAGAGGGGCTTCTGCATCTGGATATTCTCTTTGAAGCGGGTGTATTGTCCTTCGACGGCAAAAGGCTCCATATAGACACGGGCATCGGCGCCTACGAGAGGCAGAAGGTGATCTACAGGGAGCGCTACCTACGCCTTGTACGGGAGTTCTACATACCAAAAAGGGATGCCGGAGAGTATCTGTCCGACTATGTAGAGAAGGTTGACGGCGTATGGCTTCCGAAAGTTACGGAGGTTAGAGATTTCGTGAACGGTTATTGGGAGCGATACCTGCAGATCGGCCAGGAGACGATGCCTTTTTAG